In the genome of Lasioglossum baleicum unplaced genomic scaffold, iyLasBale1 scaffold0067, whole genome shotgun sequence, the window cacgtgcgagaggatgcatcccgcaggctagtcgagtaaaatcacgtgcgaggttttgtgggatgcgcatgcgcaggttttttgggatgcgcatggctagtcgagcaaaaacacgtgcgagaggatgcatcccgcagggtagtcgagtaaaaacacgtgcgagaggatgcatcccgcaggctagtcgagtaaaaacacgtgcgagaggatgcatcctgcaggctagtcgagtaaaaacacgtgcgagaggatgcatcccgcaggctagtcgagcaaaaatacgtgcgagaggatgcatcccgcaggctagtcgagcaaaaacacgtgcgagaggatgcatcccgcaggctagtcgagtaaaaacacgtgcgagaggatgcatcccgcaggctagtcgagtaaaaacacgtgcgaggttttgtgggatgcgcatgcgcaggttttttgggatgcgcatggctagtcgagcaaaaacacgtgcgagaggatgcatcccgcagggtagtcgagtaaaaacacgtgcgagaggatgcatcccgcaggctagtcgagtaaaaacacgtgcgagaggatgcatcccgcaggctagtcgagcacaaacacgtgcgagaggatgcatcccgcaggctagtcgagcaaaaacacgtgcgagaggatgcatcccgcaggctagtcgagcacaaacacgtgcgagaggatgcatcccgcaggctagtcgagcaaaaacacgtgcgagaggatgcatcccgcaggctagtcgagctaaaacacgtgcgagaggatgcatcccgcaggctagtcgagtaaaaacacgtgcgaggttttgtgggatgcgcatgcgcaggttttgtgggatgcgcatgcgcaggttttgtgggatgcgcatgcgcaggttttttgggatgcgcatgcctagtcgagcaaaaacacgtgcgagaggatgcatcccgcaggctagtccagcaaaaacacgtgcgagaggatgcatcccgcaggctagtcgagtaaaaacacgtgcgagaggatgcatcccgcaggctagtcgagtaaaaacacgtgcgagaggatgcatcccgcaggctagtcgagtaaaaacacgtgcgaggttttgtgggatgcgcatgcgcaggttttttgggatgcgcatggctagtcgagcaaaaacacgtgcgagaggatgcatcccgcagggtagtcgagtaaaaacacgtgcgagaggatgcatcccgcaggctagtcgagtaaaaacacgtgcgagaggatgcatcctgcaggctagtcgagtaaaaacacgtgcgagaggaagcatcccgcaggatagtcaagcaaaaacacgtgcgagaggatgcatcccgcaggctagtcgagcaaaaacacgtgcgagaggatgcatcccgcaggctagtcgagtaaaaacacgtgcgagaggatgcatcccgcaggctagtcgagcacaaacacgtgcgtgaggatgcatcccgcaggctagtcgagtaaaaacacgtgcgaggttttgtgggatgcgcatgcgcaggttttgtgggatgcgcatgcgcaggttttttgggatgcgcatgcgcaggttttttgggatgcgcatgcctagtcgagcaaaaacacgtgcgagaggatgcatcccgcaggctagtcgagtaaaaacacgtgcgagaggatgcatcccgcaggctagtcgagcaaaaacacgtgcgagaggttgcatcccgcaggctagtcgagcaaaaacacgtgcgagaggatgcatcccgcaggctagtcgagtaaaaacacgtgcgagaggatgcatcccgcaggctagtcgagtaaaaacacgtgcgagaggatgcatcccgcaggctagtcgagcacaaacacgtgcgagaggatgcatcccgcaggctagtcgagcaaaaacacgtgcgagaggatgcatcccgcaggctagtcgagcaaaaacacgtgcgagaggatgcatcccgcaggctagtcgagcaaaaacacgtgcgagaggatgcatcccgcaggctagtcgagtaaaaacacgtgcgagaggatgcatcccgcaggctagtcgagcacaaacacgtgcgagaggatgcatcccgcaggctagtcgagcaaaaacacgtgcgagaggatgcatcccgcaggctagtcgagcaaaaacacgtgcgagaggatgcatcccgcaggctagtcgagtaaaaacacgtgcgaggttttgtgggatgcgcatgagcaggttttgtgggatgcgcatgcgcaggttttttgggatgcgcatgcgcaggttttttgggatgcgcatgcctagtcgagcaaaaacacgtgcgagaggatgcatcccgcaggctagtccagcaaaagcacgtgcgagaggatgcatcccgcaggctagtcgagtaaaaacacgtgcgagaggatgcatcccgcaggctagtcgagtaaaaacacgtgcgagaggatgcatcctgcaggctagtcgagtaaaaacacgtgcgagaggatgcatcccgcaggctagtcgagtaaaaacacgtgcgaggttttgtgggatgcgcatgcgcaggttttgtgggatgcgcatgcgcaggttttttgggatgcgcatggctagtcgagcaaaaacacgtgcgagaggatgcatcccgcagggtagtcgagtaaaaacacgtgcgagaggatgcatcccgcaggctagtcgagtaaaaacacgtgcgagaggatgcatcccgcaggctagtcgagtaaaaacacgtgcgaggttttgtgggatgcgcatgcgcaggttttttggaatgcgcatggctagtcgagcaaaaacacgtgcgagaggatgcatcccgcagggtagtcgagtaaaaacacgtgcgagaggatgcatcccgcagggtagtcgagtaaaaacacgtgcgagaggatgcatcccgcaggctagtcgagtaaaaacacgtgcgagaggatgcatcctgcaggatagtcgagtaaaaacacgtgcgagaggatgcatcccgcaggctagtcgagcaaaaacacgtgcgagaggatgcatcccgcaggctagtcgagcaaaaacacgtgtgagaggatgcatcccgcaggctagttgttcAGAATTGTATGCATAAGATTGTACTGTGAATCCGCCTTGATACTGAGGGGTCACGTGATCCCCTCTCCGTTGGAATAGCTCCGCGGCCGCAAGCGACGTTAGACGTTAATCACGCTTACAACGTGAAAGACACAGACGACAAACGAGGATCGCGAGAACGTACGGTTACGTATATCAGAGCACTTTCCGATTGTATCCACACAGTGTTAACCGGCATCATACAGTTAATAAATTCTGTGATATTAACCAACACAAGTTTCATCATTAATTaaacattttggtccttcgagccggatccgtGCTTGTGGAATTGGAAGGAACACGGAAGCTTGTGAGAGCTGAAACGCAAGTGATACCGTGCCTGTGCATATTACGTTATTGGCTCTTGTGTCGATCCTCGTACAGTTTAAAGGCGAAACTAGGCATAGTTTCCATTAAACTGTCTAAGCTAACGCCAGACATTTGGAGCGTTAGCGCATTACATACATAACCACTCGCTACCACGTGGCGAGACAAGAGACGGAAAGTCGGCCATATTGGGCTGGCTGGAAGACTGTTGATCATCGCTGAACTTGAGCGCGGTCAACAACCATAACAAGGAGCGTGAGAGAGACAACACCAGCGAGACAGATATACACATTGGAAATACGACAGTATTATATTGGAACTATTGGCAAGGAATCGTTGATACGTAAATATACTGTCCTGGGTGAGTTCTCCCATCTCGCTCTATTCTAATCTCAGATGTACATTTCATAATAGTGTGGTTCTGTTTCGACCCGCTATAGGCAGTGGCCATAACAAACGCGAACACTGGTAACTACTcgatttaaaaatcgatttgtaTCTGAACGATTATATTCGCCATTCTCACAATTGCGGCATTTTCATATtgatttgaattttgaacgatCGTATTCGTTATTCTTATGCAATTGTGGCATTTTCATATTGATTGTATTTTGTAACTGCGCAATTACCATATTGATTTGAATTTGTAAACGATCATATTCGTTATTCTTTGCGATTGTGGCAGTTTCACATTGATTGTATTAAGCGATCACATTCATTACTCGTGAACTCTTGTAACGACGCTATTTCGACATTGATTGTCTACttgtacgattatattcgtTATTCATCCTGGTGACCTGCTCAGTTTGAGATTGATTCGAGTGTTCTGGGTTATATTTGCATTATACAAATGGATGAGTTAGTAGCGTCACAGACCGAATTATTCGCGAAGGTGGAGAAATCCTTCCTTAATTTCAAGAAAAGGGGTAGTGCAAAGATGACCGGAGGAGCAACCACGGCTCAATTAGACAGACTGACTGAACACTGGAATCAATACAGAGCAACCCATGCTAAACTGTTAGAACTGGCAGGTCCAAAAAGGGAACACGAGTACTTTAAAACTAAAAGAATGGATGAGATGGAAGAATTGTATTATGAGATACGTGGAGAGTTTCAAGAACACTTGAATGTCCTAGTTGGCACATACTCACGCGTCAAGGCTGACGACACATTTGAAACTTCTGTGATTCATGATCAGAGTGAGGCTCGGTTGCCTAAAATAGATTTGCCTAAATTTTCTGGAAGTTATACGGGGTGGCCTTCGTTTAAAAGTCTATTCACCTCTCTTGTAAAGGATAGAGCAAGTCTGTCAGACGTTTCTAAGTTTCAGTACTTGCAGTCATGTTTAGAAGGCGTTGCATTTGACCAGATTAAAAACCTTCCTATAGTTGAAGGGAATTTTTCACTTGCTTGGCAAAGGTTAGTGAAATATTTTGAGAATAAAAGGCGCTTAGTCCATGTGACCTTGGCCGACATGTTTTCAGTGACAGATGTTTCTGCGGAAACCTCTGCCGAACTCCAGAGAGTTCTGCTGGGAGTTATGGGACCCTTGGCTTCATTAAAGGCGCTTGGTCGCTCAACGGAGACTTGGGATGATATTATTGTTTTCTTGATTGCTAGTAAACTAGATACACAGACTAGAAAGGAGTGGGAGTCGTCACTAGGTGATTCCCATGAACCTCCTACATTTGCTGAACTTGAGAGTTTCCTATCATCTCAAATTATATCATTAGAAGCTATTGAAAGTGCAGCCAGGGCGAGAGCCGCGTCGATCGCCCCTGCCTTGAAAGATAACAAGTCACGTAGTCATCCTAAACCACATGCTGACAAACAGTATACGACCAGGACCTTTCATGTAGCCAAGAAGTCAGTAAAGGGATCAGGTAACGGTCGATTCCCCCAAAAATGTTCTCTGTGTTCGAAACCTCATTTTCTATTACAGTGTGATGTCTTTCGAGCACAAACAATTCCTCAAAGACATGAGCATGTGAAATCGAAAGGGATTTGTTATAATTGCTTGGGGAACCACTTGTTGGATTCTTGTCCTTCGAAAAATCGCTGTAAAGAATGCAACGGTAAGCATCACAGTATCTTGCATCTTAATCGAAACGCATGGCCAGCCAATAATAATCATGCATTAAATCGGAGTCTCACGTCAAATGAAGGATCCAAGGATCCGGCTGCTCCAGAAACCTCGAATTCTGGATCTGGTGCAGTGGCACACATGGCCAAAAGCCATTCCGGTATTATTGATACCGTTCTTATTGCTACAGCTTATGTATATGTAGTAAATAGTCGAGGGGAAGAATGCCTCGCGCGGGCAATTATAGATCAATGCTCTCAATCTTCATTCATCACGACAGCTCTATGTCAGAGATTGCGGTTAGATAGAATCGCTTGTAGAATACCTATAACTGGACTGTGTAATAGTTCTTTAACTACTTGTAAAAGCAAGACTGTCTTCACCATCAAGCCTCATTTTACGTCTACTTTCAGCTGTCGAGTCAGCGCCTACGTAGTAGGAAAGGTCAGCGGTTACACCCCTGTTGTCTCGGCAAATGACTGCGATTGGAaacatttaaatgatttggAATTAGCCGATCCGCGCTTCCATGAGACCGGGTCCATAGACATGTTACTGGGGGCGGACGTGCACGCAGAGGTGGTGGAAGGTCGGGTAATTAAAGGCGAAGGCCATGAACCTATTGCTACACAGTCGAGTCTGGGTTGGTTGATATCGGGGCAAACAGGTTGCAACAGTGATACTCAGCGAGTCGGACCAACTGTGCTACACTGCACAATAGACGAGGATGTCAATGAACTATTGCAAAGGTTCTGGTTGCAAGAGGAGCTTCCTCCTGTGCAACTTGAAACTCCCGATCAGCAGACATGCGAGCAGCATTTTCTTGAGACACACTCAAGGATGTCCGATGGGCGGTATACTGTAAGACTGCCCCTTTGCATTAGTGAACCTCCTTCTTTCCACGATACTCACAGATCAGCTCAGAAAATGCTTGATAACATGGAAAGACGCTTTAATAGAGATTCTGTTTTCAAACAGGCTTATTGTGAGTTCATGCAAGACTATATTGCGACTGCGCATATGTCAGTAATAGCCACTTCCCACTTGGATTTGCATAATTGTTGCTTCTTGCCTCATCATGGGGTACTCAAAGAAAGTAGTTCAACTACTAAATTACGGACAGTTTTCAACGGCTCCATGAAGACGAGAGCTGGGGTTAGTTTGAATGATTGTCTTCATGTAGGGGCTAACTTGCTGCCCGACTTATCTCACCTTGTCATTAGTTGGCGTAAATACAAATACGCATTCGTCGCAGACATTAAACAAATGTTTAGACAAATACTCCTAGCTGAGGAAGACAGGTTATATCAGTTGATATTGTGGAGATTCAATTCCTCAGACCCGATTCAAATTTACAAATTGAATACGGTCACTTATGGATTAGCATCTAGCCCATTTCTTGCAAATAGGGTTATCAAACAGTTAGCATTCGATGAAAAGGAACATTTTCCTTTAGGCGCTAGTGTCTTACAGAAGGAAATCTACATGGATGATGTCCTGTCGGGAGGTCATTCTTTAGAGACGGCTGGATTGAAACAAAAACAAGTATTAGAATTGTGCAAGGTGGGCGGCTTCCCACTACGGAAATGGCTCTCGAATGAACAATCATTATTAGAGTGGCTGCCCAGGGATTCCATAGCTGTGGAGACTGAGATTTTGCTGCAGGACAACTTTTCCTACGGGGTGCTTGGTCTTCAATGGCTGCCTCAAAGAGACCTCTTCCAATACAAAACCGACATGGGGGTTTGCCCAACCACTTGGACGAAAAGGCTAGTTTTATCAAAAGTGGCAAAATTATTTGATCCACTTGGATTGTTAGCTCCGGTAACCATAACAGCAAAAATCTTCTTGCAGAAGTTATGGCTCTTGAAACTACAATGGGACGATCCATTGCCTGCTGTAGAAGCAACAGATTGGAAGGATTGGTATGAGGAATTGCCCTCGTTGTCTCAAATCGACATCCCCCGTTGGATAGGTTACGTACAAACCCCTGTTTCAATGCAATTACACGGGTTTGCCGACGCATCGAAGTTAGCATATGGAGCAGTATTGTACTTGCGAACCGAAACACAATCGTCGATATCCACACAATTGATTCAGGCCAAATCTAAAGTTGCTCCTATTAAGACACTAAGCATACCGAGACTGGAGCTCTCCGCAGCTCACTTACTTGCAAAATTAGTACACAATGTACTACCCCTATTCGATGATAGAGGAATTGACATATACCTTTGGACTGACTCCTTGGACGTGTTACATTGGCTCAAGGAGCACCCATCCAAATGGCCTACATTTGTCGCCAATCGCTGCGCTGACATTCATAATTTGGTACCGAAGGCATCGTGGAAGCATGTCAGGTCAGAAAGTAATCCTGCAGATCCAGTGTCCAGGGGTATAAAGCCTTCAGAATTGCGTTCTCTTCGGCTTTGGTGGGGAGGACCTACATGGCTATCGGAAAATCAAAATTcttggcctctctctctcttttctctctctaacACTATTAGAGGTGAAACTATAGTTGAAGGCGTCTCTTGCCATACGGCGGTAACTGCTAAGACCTTAGCAGGAAGAGGAACGAACATAGAGAACCGGGCATTTTGGTACTTGTTAAATGAAAGGTGTTCGAACCTCCAAAAACTTTTGCGAATCACAGCATATATGCTACGTCTCGTCACAAGATTCAAGGAGATAATGATCTCAAAAAATTGGCATGCAACGTCTTCACTCTTCTTGCAGAATTGGTTCCATAGCGACAGACCTACTCCCAATAAGGAATTGTCGGTTTGGGAAATTGATAGAGCTCGTTTAGTATGGGTACACATTGTCCAAAGGACATATCTTGCTAAAGAACTGCAGTTGCTGACAAGAAGTCAGACTGTAAAAAAGGGTAGTCAATTAGAATCACTTAATCCAATTATGAGAGAGGGATTGATTAGAGTCGGTGGACGTTTAAAGCACTCGTTACTGAGTTTGGATCAAAAACATCCGCTTATCTTGCCCGCTGAGGGAAAATTTGTAGATCTCTTGATACAAGATACTCACATTCGAACCCTACATGGCGGTACCCAGTTAACGTTGGCCACGTTGCGTAATAAATATTGGTTGATTAAGGGTCGTCAAAGGGTGAAGTCGGCAATTCACAGGTGCCACACTTGCATTCGTTATAGGGCAACACCAAGTTACCAACAAATGGCAAGTCTGCCTTTGACGCGAGTACGTCCAGCTAGGCCATTCAGTGTGGCAGGAGTGGACTACGCGGGTCCATTCTATATGCGAGCGGCAGCAGGGCGCGGGCGTACAGCCTACAAGGGCTACATTTGTTTGTTCATATGCTTAACAACAAGAGCGGTTCATTTGGAAGCGGTCTCTGATTATACCACAGAAGGCTTCTTAGCTGCCTTTAGAAGATTCTGTGCTCGTCGGGGTCACTGCAGTACACTTATTAGCGACCAGGGTACGAACTTTGTAGGAGCCGCCTCCGAGCTTAATCGGCTCTTTCAAAAATCAGGTCAGCAAGCTAACCAACTGTCGAAAGCTCTAGCTGAGCAGGGTACTACCTGGAAATTCAACCCCCCGGCAGCCCCTCACTTTGGAGGGATTTGGGAGGCAGCTGTCAAGTCAACGAAATATCACCTACGTCGGGTCATTGGCGAGGCGAGGTTGACGTTCGAAGAATTTTATACACTGTTAACCCAAATTGAGGCTTGCCTCAACTCTCGACCTCTCCTGGCTATGTCCGATGATCCGTCCGACATAAACTCACTCACGCCTGCACATTTCTTAATTATGTCCTCATCTTACATTGTTCCGGAGCCCGATTGTCTCGTAGATAAAATTCCGCTGTTCAAACGTTGGCGAATTGTACAACAGATGCTGCAAGGCTATTGGCAACGCTGGTCACAGGAATATCTGCAGTCCTTGCAACAACGAACCAAATGGAAGTTGCCCAGCCGACCAATGACTACGGGAGATCTGGTTCTCATCCGGAATGAAATTTCATCACCTTCTCAATGGCCGTTAGCCAGAATCACTGCGCTACATAAGGGTGATGATGGATTACCCAGGGTAGCTACGCTACGAACCGCGTCGACAATATTGAAGAGACCAATAACAAAATTGATCCCCTTGAGGTGTAGGGAAGAACTAGAAGGTTGAATGAAGATCAACCATGCGTTAGAACTTAGTAACTTGTAAGCTACATAGTTAATAAGTCGTTGTTTTCCGAAACAGTAACATCCAGTAGTCTAACATAGACTGTGGGATTCCCCTACACTGAGTTACTGCGCGCGTAGATTACCGGTTCCCATGTGTAACTGCGAGCATTCTCTTCTGCGAAGAGAGGTGGGCGGAATGTTCAGAATTGTATGCATAAGATTGTACTGTGAATCCGCCTTGATACTGAGGGGTCACGTGATCCCCTCTCCGTTGGAATAGCTCCGCGGCCGCAAGCGACGTTAGACGTTAATCACGCTTACAACGTGAAAGACACAGACGACAAACGAGGATCGCGAGAACGTACGGTTACGTATATCAGAGCACTTTCCGATTGTATCCACACAGTGTTAACCGGCATCATACAGTTAATAAATTCTGTGATATTAACCAACACAAGTTTCATCATTAATTAaacactagtcgagtaaaaacacgtgcgaggttttgtgggatgcgcatgcgcaggttttgtgggatgcgcatgcgcaggttttttgggatgcgcatggctagtcgagcaaaaacacgtgcgagaggatgcatcccgcaggctagtcgagtaaaaacacgtgcgagaggatgcatcccgcaggctagtcgagtaaaaacacgtgcgagaggatgcatcccgcaggctagtcgagtaaaaacacgtgcgagaggatgcatcccgcaggctagtcgagtaaaaacacgtgcgagaggatgcatcccgcaggctagtcgagtaaaaacacgtgcgaggttttgtgggatgcgcatgcgcaggttttgtgggatgcgcatgcgcaggttttttgggatgcgcatgcgcaggttttttggaatgcgcatggctagtcgagcaaaaacacgtgcgagaggatgcatcccgcagggtagtcgagtaaaaacacgagcgagaggatgcatcccgcaggctagtcgagtaaaaacacgtgcgagaggatgcatcccgcaggctagtcgagtaaaaacacgtgcgagaggatgcatcctgcaggctagtcgagtaaaaacacgtgcgagaggatgcatcccgcaggctagtcgagtaaaatcacgtgcgaggttttgtgggatgcgcatgcgcaggttttgtgggatgcgcatgcgcaggttttttgggatgcgcatggctagtcgagcaaaaacacgtgcgagaggatgcatcccgcagggtagtcgagtaaaaacacgtgcgagaggatgcatcccgcaggctagtcgagtaaaaacacgtgcgagaggatgcatcccgcaggctagtcgagtaaaaa includes:
- the LOC143219756 gene encoding uncharacterized protein LOC143219756, with translation MTGGATTAQLDRLTEHWNQYRATHAKLLELAGPKREHEYFKTKRMDEMEELYYEIRGEFQEHLNVLVGTYSRVKADDTFETSVIHDQMTDVSAETSAELQRVLLGVMGPLASLKALGRSTETWDDIIVFLIASKLDTQTRKEWESSLEAIESAARARAASIAPALKDNKSRSHPKPHADKQYTTRTFHVAKKSVKGSGICYNCLGNHLLDSCPSKNRCKECNGKHHSILHLNRNAWPANNNHALNRSLTSNEGSKDPAAPETSNSGSGAVAHMAKSHSALCQRLRLDRIACRIPITGLCNSSLTTCKSKTVFTIKPHFTSTFSCRVSAYVVGKVSGYTPVVSANDCDWKHLNDLELADPRFHETGSIDMLLGADVHAEVVEGRVIKGEGHEPIATQSSLGWLISGQTGCNSDTQRVGPTVLHCTIDEDVNELLQRFWLQEELPPVQLETPDQQTCEQHFLETHSRMSDGRYTVRLPLCISEPPSFHDTHRSAQKMLDNMERRFNRDSVFKQAYCEFMQDYIATAHMSVIATSHLDLHNCCFLPHHGVLKESSSTTKLRTVFNGSMKTRAGVSLNDCLHVGANLLPDLSHLVISWRKYKYAFVADIKQMFRQILLAEEDRLYQLILWRFNSSDPIQIYKLNTVTYGLASSPFLANRVIKQLAFDEKEHFPLGASVLQKEIYMDDVLSGGHSLETAGLKQKQVLELCKVGGFPLRKWLSNEQSLLEWLPRDSIAVETEILLQDNFSYGVLGLQWLPQRDLFQYKTDMGVCPTTWTKRLVLSKVAKLFDPLGLLAPVTITAKIFLQKLWLLKLQWDDPLPAVEATDWKDWYEELPSLSQIDIPRWIGYVQTPVSMQLHGFADASKLAYGAVLYLRTETQSSISTQLIQAKSKVAPIKTLSIPRLELSAAHLLAKLVHNVLPLFDDRGIDIYLWTDSLDVLHWLKEHPSKWPTFVANRCADIHNLVPKASWKHVRSESNPADPVSRGIKPSELRSLRLWWGGPTWLSENQNSWPLSLFSLSNTIRGETIVEGVSCHTAVTAKTLAGRGTNIENRAFWYLLNERCSNLQKLLRITAYMLRLVTRFKEIMISKNWHATSSLFLQNWFHSDRPTPNKELSVWEIDRARLVWVHIVQRTYLAKELQLLTRSQTVKKGSQLESLNPIMREGLIRVGGRLKHSLLSLDQKHPLILPAEGKFVDLLIQDTHIRTLHGGTQLTLATLRNKYWLIKGRQRVKSAIHRCHTCIRYRATPSYQQMASLPLTRVRPARPFSVAGVDYAGPFYMRAAAGRGRTAYKGYICLFICLTTRAVHLEAVSDYTTEGFLAAFRRFCARRGHCSTLISDQGTNFVGAASELNRLFQKSGQQANQLSKALAEQGTTWKFNPPAAPHFGGIWEAAVKSTKYHLRRVIGEARLTFEEFYTLLTQIEACLNSRPLLAMSDDPSDINSLTPAHFLIMSSSYIVPEPDCLVDKIPLFKRWRIVQQMLQGYWQRWSQEYLQSLQQRTKWKLPSRPMTTGDLVLIRNEISSPSQWPLARITALHKGDDGLPRVATLRTASTILKRPITKLIPLRCREELEVTSSSLT